In the genome of Mucilaginibacter sp. 14171R-50, the window ATGTTACACGAGATATACCAAACTGGCGCATATAACCACGCGGGCGGCCGGTTAATTTGCAACGGTTGTGCAATTTTACAGGTGATGAAGCCTTAGGTAATTTATCTAAGCCTATGTAATCGCCGGCTGCTTTTAACGCTGCCCTTTTCTCAGCAAATTTTGCTACTAATTTGGCACGTTTTACTTCACGAGCCTTTACGCCTTCTTTAGCCATTGTTAGTTGGGGTTTGATTTTTAAATGGTAAACCAAATTGTTTAAGTAACTCCAATGCTTCAACATCGTTTGTTGCCGAGGTTACAAAGGTAATATCCATACCTTGAATTTTATTGATCTTGTCAATATTGATCTCGGGGAATATTATCTGTTCTGATATACCTAAGGTATAGTTTCCGCGTCCGTCAAAACCTTTATCGTTGATGCCTTTAAAATCACGAATACGTGGCAGGGCAACAGCAATTAAGCGGTCTAAAAACTCATACATTGTATTATCGCGTAATGTTACACGTACACCAATTGGCATACCTTTACGCAATTTGAAGTTAGAGATATCCTTTTTAGATTTTGAAGCAACCGCCTGCTGGCCAGTAATGGTAGTTAGCTCGGTGATTGTGTTCTCGATAAGTTTTTTATCGGTAGTAGCACCGCCAACACCCTGGTTAATGGCTATTTTTTGCAACTTAGGAACCTGCATTACGCTTTTATAAGCAAACTTATCTTTAAGCGCGGTGCGTATCTCTTCCTTATATTTTGATTTTAATCTTGGTACGTAAGCCATTACTTAATTTCCTCCCCTGATTTTTTTGATACTCTAACCAATTTGCCGGCATCGTTTAATTTACGGCCAACACGGGTTGTTTTACCTGTTTTAGGTTCAACCAGCGCCAGGTTAGAAATGTGTATAGCAGCTTCCTGTTTTACAATTCCGCCGTTAGGGTTGGCTGCATTAGGCTTGGTGTGTTTAGATACCATATTAGCACCTTCAACAACAGCCCTGTTTTTTTCAATGATAACTTCAACTACTTTGCCTTGTGAACCTTTTGAGTCGCCGGCTATTACCTTAACTAAATCGCCCTTACGGATCTTCAATTTAGCTGGTTTTGTGATTTTCTTTTCCATATTACAATACCTCCGGTGCTAATGATACAATTTTCATAAATTGTTTTTCACGTAACTCTCTGGCAACAGGGCCAAATATACGTGTGCCCCTTGGCTCATCCTGGTTGTTTAACAAAACGGCTGCGTTATCGTCAAAACGGATATATGAACCATCTTTTCTGCGTATCTCTTTCTTGGTTCTAACCACTACGGCTTTAGATACAGTACCTTTTTTTACGTTACCTGATGGCAGGGCGCTTTTTACGGTAACTACAATCTTATCGCCAATAGAGGCATATCTTTTACCGGTACCACCTAATACGCGTATTACTAAAACTTCTTTAGCACCGCTGTTATCGGCTACATTTAATCTTGATTCCTGTTGTACCATGTTATTTAGCCCTCTCTAAAATTTGAACTAATCTCCAGTTTTTGTTTTTGCTCAGCGGACGGGTTTCCATAATCAATACGGTATCGCCAACACCGCAGGTGTTTGCTTCGTCATGAGCCATAAATTTGGTAGTCTTCTTTACGAATTTACCATAGATGGGGTGCTTCACCTTCCGCTCTACAGCAACCACAATAGATTTTTCCATCTTATTGCTTACTACCAGGCCGGTACGTGTTTTTCTTAAATTTCTTTCCATTGTTTTCCGACGCTTAAAATTAATTCTGTTCAGAAGCTGACGCCGCCTTGCGCTTTGTTAATTCAGTATTTAAACGAGCAATATCCTTACGCACTTTTGTAATGCGGGTAGGGTTCTCAATAGCCGAAACCGCGTGAGCAAATTTCAGTTTAGTAAGAGTTGATTTTTCCTCGCCCAGTCTTGCTGCCAATTCTTCGGTTGAAAGCTCTAAAATTTCTGAGTTCTTCATTTTCTTTATTCTGTTGTAATGTTGTAATGTTGAAATGTTTGAATGTTGCCTGTATAGCGATTGTAAGTAACCTTACAACCTTTCAACATTACAACTTTTCAACGTTTTTAATTATGCTTCTACGTAATCCCTACGTGTTACAAATCTGGTTTGCACAGGTAACTTTTGAGCTGCCAGGCGTAATGCCTCTTTGGCAACCTCTAATGGCACACCTTCTGCTTCAAATATCATCCTGCCCGGGCGTACAACTGCAACCCAGTATTCCGGCGCACCTTTACCTTTACCCATACGTACCTCTGCAGGTTTTTTGGTTACAGGTTTATCAGGGAATATCCTGATCCACACCTGGCCTTCACGTTTCATGAAACGTGTTACAGCAATACGTGCAGCCTCGATCTGGCGGCTGGTTATCCAGGCGGCTTCGAGTGATTTTATACCGAAAGATCCGAATGAAAGTTCAGCACCACGGGTGGCTAAACCTTTCATCCTGCCTTTTTGCATCTTTCTGAACTTCGTTCTTTTTGGCTGTAGCATTTTCTTAAGCTTTTATATCCGTCACGGATATGTCTGTTCTAATTATTATTATCTCCTTGGACCACCCGGGCGATTGCCGCCACCTTGTCCGCCACGGTTGTTACCACCCTGGCCGCCTCTGCGGTCGCCACCTGGTTTACGGTCGCCTCTGCGCTCGCCGCCTCTTTCGCCGCCACGTGCATTATCACGGCCGCCAAAACCGGCACCGCCTTCAGGGCGCCCACCTTTACCGCTTGCGCTGCTTGTACCGCCAATGTTTGGCGATAAATCGCGTTTGCCGTAAACCTCACCTTTACATATCCATACTTTAACACCTATTTTACCATAAGTAGTTAAGGCTTCTGCCAAAGCATAGTCAATATCGGCACGGAAAGTGTGCAATGGAATCCTTCCTTCTTTATATTGCTCGGTACGTGCCATCTCAGCGCCACCTAAACGGCCTGATGTCATCACTTTAATTCCTTCGGCACCCATTCTCATGGTTGAAGCAATTGTAGTTTTCATGGCACGACGGAAAGAGATACGTGCTTCAAGTTGTTTAGCAATACCTTCGGCAACTAACTGGGCATCAAGCTCAGGGCGTTTTATTTCGAAGATGTTGATCTGAACATCCTTTTTTGTTAATTTTTTTAACTCTTCCTTGATCTTATCAACCTCGGCGCCACCTTTACCAATCACAATACCCGGGCGGGCGGTGTGTATGGTTACGGTAATGCGTTTTAAAGTACGTTCAATAACTACTTTAGATACACCACCTTTGTTGATACGTGCTGATAAGTATTTGCGGATCTTTTCGTCTTCAACTAATTTGTCGGCATAGTGATTTCCACCGAACCAATTAGAATCCCAACCACGGATGATCCCTAACCTGTTACCTATTGGATGTGCTTTTTGTCCCATTTCAAATTAGTTGTTATCGTTTTTACTATCCACAATCAGTGTTACATGGTTAGAGCGTTTGCGGATACGGAACCCTCTGCCTTGTGGTGCAGGGCGTAAACGTTTTAACTGACGGCCACCGCCTACTGATACTTCTTTTACAAATAAGCCGCTGTCTTCAACACGTTTGCCTTCGTTTTTTGCTTCCCAGTTTTTAATGGCTGATAACAAAAGTTTCTCTACACGTATTGCAGCTTCCTTATTGGTAAACTTTAAAATGTATAACGCTTTCTCAACGTTTTCACCACGTATCAGGTCAACCACCAGGCGCATTTTGCGCGGCGAAGTTGGACAGTTCTGTAGCTTTGCAACCGAAGCGCCGCCTACAATGGCTTTCGCAGCTTCTTTTTGTTGCCTGATCAATACAGACTTTTTAATTTTAGTTGTTGCTTCCATGCCTTATTTTTTCTTTTCTGCGTGACCGCGGAATGTGCGGGTTGGTGCAAATTCTCCCAACTTGTGACCAACCATGTTTTCTGTTACATACACCGGTATAAATTTGTTACCGTTGTGTACTGCGAATGTATGACCAACGAAATCAGGAGAGATCATGGAACGACGTGACCATGTTTTTACAACTGATTTTTTACTTGCATCATTCAAGGTCAGAACTTTTCTTTCCAGGTTATGATCTATGTAAGGTCCTTTTTTAATTGAACGTGCCATTATTATTTCTTCCTTCTTTCAATGATATAACGATCTGACCCTTTTTTCTTGTCACGGGTTTTGTAGCCTTTAGCCAATAAACCTTTACGTGAACGTGGATGACCACCTGAGGCTCTACCCTCACCACCACCCATAGGGTGATCTACCGGGTTCATGGCAACACCACGTACCCTTGGCCTGCGGCCTAACCAGCGTTTACGGCCGGCTTTACCCAACACCGCGTTTGCTCTTTCGCCATTTGAAACGGTACCAATAGTTGCCAAACAAGTTGACAGTATCATACGTGTTTCGCCCGAAGGCAACTTGATAATGGCATATTTACCATCGCGTGCCGATAGCTGAGCGTAAGTACCGGCGCTGCGCGCTAATACACCACCCTGGCCAGGGTTTAACTCAATGTTGTGGATGATAGAACCTAACGGAATGTTTTTTAAAGGCATGGTATTACCAACCTCTGGTGCAGCACTCTCGCCAGATACAACCATCGTTCCAACTGTTAAGCCTTCCGGAGCGATCATGTATCGTTTTTCACCATCAACAAAGTGCAGCAGTGCTATACGTGCCGATCTGTTTGGATCGTACTCGATAGTTGCAACTTTTGCAGGGATGTCAAATTTATTACGTTTAAAATCAATTAACCTGTATGCCTGTTTATGGCCACCACCCAGGTAGCGCATAGTCATTTTACCGCTGTGGTTACGGCCACCCGACCTTGTATTGGCTGCTACAACCAACGACTTTTCAGGAACGTTTGTTGTGATATCTGAGTTAGATACATCAATCCTGAAGCGGGTTCCCGGTGTAACCGGTTTAAATCTCTTTACTGCCATTTCCTTATTATATATTGCTGTAAAAATCTATTGTTTCACCATCCTTCAGCGTGATGATGGCTTTTTTATACGTAGCAGCGCGGCCAGATACTGCACCTGCTTTTGTATTGCGGGTTTTAAGTTTACCTACGTATTTCATTGTGTTAACTGCTGTAACGTTAACACCATACATAGCCTCAATAGCGCCTTTTATCTGAATCTTGTTAGCCCTGTGATCAACTTTGAACGCGTAACGGTTAAGTTTCTCAGTTAATTGAGCTACTTTTTCAGTAAGTAAGGGTTTCTTTAAAATTTCCATATTACTTAGCTAATGCTTCCTCCAAAGTTTTAACAGCGCCTGTAGTTAACAAAAGTTTGCCTGCGTTTAACACATCATAAGTGTTTAACTGGTCGGCAGTGATAACTTTAGTTTTCTTAAGGTTCCTGCTTGATAAATACACATTGTCATTTGCAGTAGCTAATACTAATAATGTTTTAACATCAGTAACATTTAGGTCTGCAACCATTTTAACATATGTTTTGGTTTTGATGGCATCAAAGCTGATGTCTTCCAAAACTAAAATGTTGTTATCCTGTGCTTTGTATGATAAAGCCGATTTACGGGCCAGTGATTTAAGCTTCTTATTCAACTTAAAGCTGTAATCGCGCGGCTGTGGGCCAAAAACACGTCCACCACCATTAAATAATGGAGATTTGATGCTGCCTGCACGGGCGCCGCCTGTACCTTTTTGTTTATGTAATTTGCGGGTACTACCTGCAATTTCATTACGTTGTTTTGCTTTGTGCGTACCCTGGCGTTGGTTAGCTAAGAACTGCTTTACATCTAAGTAAATAGCATGATCGTTAGGCTCTACTCCGAATACGGACTCAGGCAGCTGCACCTTGGCACCTGTTTCTTTACCTGATAGATTTAATACGTTGATCTCCATCTTATTTATCCACTATTACGAATGAACCCTTAGCTCCTGGGATAGAACCTTTAACAACAAGCAAATTTTGCTCGGCAAATACTTTAACCACTTCAAGGTTTTGTACTTTAACACGAACGTTACCCATTTGGCCAGCCATACGCATACCTTTAAATACACGTGAAGGCCATGACGATGCTCCTAATGAACCTGGTGCACGTAAACGGTTGTGCTGACCGTGAGTTTGCATACCCACACCACCAAAACCGTGACGCTTTACAACACCCTGAAATCCTTTACCCTTTGAAGTACCTACTACATCAACGTAATCGCCGGCGTTAAAAATCTCAACAGTAACAGTGTCACCAAGAGCTTTTTCGTCTTCGAAAGTTTTAAATTCAACTAATTTACGTTTTGGAGTGGTACCGGCTTTTTGGAAATGGCCTTTTAACGGACCAGAGGTGTTTTTTTCCTTCTTCTCGCCATATGCTAACTGTACAGCTGCATATCCGTCTGCTTCTACAGACCTGATCTGGGTTACTACGCAAGGGCCAGCTTCGATTACTGTACAAGGAATGTTCTTCCCTGTTTCATCGAAAATGCTGGTCATTCCTACTTTTTTACCAATAATTCCTGACATTTTCTTTATTTTATTTGTGCCCATCGAAGCAGTAGGGCTTCGTTCAAGGCATATTATTTCCCCCTTAAGGGACGGCAAAGATAGAAACTTTACATTAATTTTCAAATAGTTAGTAAGTTATTTTTAAATAAATATTCGTGCCTTATTTTTATCGCTCCGCCTGATGATAAGCCGTGTAAAACTTGCTTATTGGTATTGATGATGTATCTTTACAGGGTACACCTAAACTTTCGGCATGAGCTGGGGCATATCACCGCGTAAATCTTTTGTTGTTCCTCTTAATGAGTATAACGCTGATCATTATCTTACACTTGTTTACCATGCATTTAATAACCTTGGCTGGCATATAGGGTATTTTAACACCGATGGCATAATTGCTTATACCAACATATCGTGGGCATCATATGCCGAAGAGGTATCGGTACATATTGTAAACAACCGGGCCATTATAAAAAGCGAATGTGTGGGGTACCAGTTTTACTTTACAGATTACGGCAAGAACGAAAAGAACCTTGACCTGCTTTTTGGCGAAATAACTTATGTTGAACAATATTTACAGCCAACCCTGCAGGAAACCGCACAGGAACTGATGGACGCGATCCCCGACCGGCAGTTTATCAGTTTTGAAGACCCTCCGCTGGGATATAAAGCAAAACTCCGCGGCTTTTTATCCCACTTTACACCTAAGCCCGGCTACACTATTACTCCTATACTTATACTAACAAACATTGGTATATATTTTATAAGCACCACTATACTTATTGCCATGCTTGTGGCAAAATCAATGCAAACCAAACAGCTCGCTAACCCGGGCACTGCAATCAGCTTGGAAGATATTTACCTTTCAGTTGGTTTTAGCGGGCGCACGCCGGTGCTGCACGGGCAATTGTGGCGGTTAATAACCAATACATTCCTGCATTTCTCGCT includes:
- the rpsN gene encoding 30S ribosomal protein S14 — translated: MAKEGVKAREVKRAKLVAKFAEKRAALKAAGDYIGLDKLPKASSPVKLHNRCKLTGRPRGYMRQFGISRVTFRDMALAGKIPGVKKASW
- the rplE gene encoding 50S ribosomal protein L5, with translation MAYVPRLKSKYKEEIRTALKDKFAYKSVMQVPKLQKIAINQGVGGATTDKKLIENTITELTTITGQQAVASKSKKDISNFKLRKGMPIGVRVTLRDNTMYEFLDRLIAVALPRIRDFKGINDKGFDGRGNYTLGISEQIIFPEINIDKINKIQGMDITFVTSATNDVEALELLKQFGLPFKNQTPTNNG
- the rplX gene encoding 50S ribosomal protein L24, producing MEKKITKPAKLKIRKGDLVKVIAGDSKGSQGKVVEVIIEKNRAVVEGANMVSKHTKPNAANPNGGIVKQEAAIHISNLALVEPKTGKTTRVGRKLNDAGKLVRVSKKSGEEIK
- the rplN gene encoding 50S ribosomal protein L14 yields the protein MVQQESRLNVADNSGAKEVLVIRVLGGTGKRYASIGDKIVVTVKSALPSGNVKKGTVSKAVVVRTKKEIRRKDGSYIRFDDNAAVLLNNQDEPRGTRIFGPVARELREKQFMKIVSLAPEVL
- the rpsQ gene encoding 30S ribosomal protein S17, whose amino-acid sequence is MERNLRKTRTGLVVSNKMEKSIVVAVERKVKHPIYGKFVKKTTKFMAHDEANTCGVGDTVLIMETRPLSKNKNWRLVQILERAK
- the rpmC gene encoding 50S ribosomal protein L29, which translates into the protein MKNSEILELSTEELAARLGEEKSTLTKLKFAHAVSAIENPTRITKVRKDIARLNTELTKRKAASASEQN
- the rplP gene encoding 50S ribosomal protein L16, coding for MLQPKRTKFRKMQKGRMKGLATRGAELSFGSFGIKSLEAAWITSRQIEAARIAVTRFMKREGQVWIRIFPDKPVTKKPAEVRMGKGKGAPEYWVAVVRPGRMIFEAEGVPLEVAKEALRLAAQKLPVQTRFVTRRDYVEA
- the rpsC gene encoding 30S ribosomal protein S3 produces the protein MGQKAHPIGNRLGIIRGWDSNWFGGNHYADKLVEDEKIRKYLSARINKGGVSKVVIERTLKRITVTIHTARPGIVIGKGGAEVDKIKEELKKLTKKDVQINIFEIKRPELDAQLVAEGIAKQLEARISFRRAMKTTIASTMRMGAEGIKVMTSGRLGGAEMARTEQYKEGRIPLHTFRADIDYALAEALTTYGKIGVKVWICKGEVYGKRDLSPNIGGTSSASGKGGRPEGGAGFGGRDNARGGERGGERRGDRKPGGDRRGGQGGNNRGGQGGGNRPGGPRR
- the rplV gene encoding 50S ribosomal protein L22, whose translation is MEATTKIKKSVLIRQQKEAAKAIVGGASVAKLQNCPTSPRKMRLVVDLIRGENVEKALYILKFTNKEAAIRVEKLLLSAIKNWEAKNEGKRVEDSGLFVKEVSVGGGRQLKRLRPAPQGRGFRIRKRSNHVTLIVDSKNDNN
- the rpsS gene encoding 30S ribosomal protein S19 — translated: MARSIKKGPYIDHNLERKVLTLNDASKKSVVKTWSRRSMISPDFVGHTFAVHNGNKFIPVYVTENMVGHKLGEFAPTRTFRGHAEKKK
- the rplB gene encoding 50S ribosomal protein L2, whose translation is MAVKRFKPVTPGTRFRIDVSNSDITTNVPEKSLVVAANTRSGGRNHSGKMTMRYLGGGHKQAYRLIDFKRNKFDIPAKVATIEYDPNRSARIALLHFVDGEKRYMIAPEGLTVGTMVVSGESAAPEVGNTMPLKNIPLGSIIHNIELNPGQGGVLARSAGTYAQLSARDGKYAIIKLPSGETRMILSTCLATIGTVSNGERANAVLGKAGRKRWLGRRPRVRGVAMNPVDHPMGGGEGRASGGHPRSRKGLLAKGYKTRDKKKGSDRYIIERRKK
- the rplW gene encoding 50S ribosomal protein L23, with amino-acid sequence MEILKKPLLTEKVAQLTEKLNRYAFKVDHRANKIQIKGAIEAMYGVNVTAVNTMKYVGKLKTRNTKAGAVSGRAATYKKAIITLKDGETIDFYSNI
- the rplD gene encoding 50S ribosomal protein L4; the encoded protein is MEINVLNLSGKETGAKVQLPESVFGVEPNDHAIYLDVKQFLANQRQGTHKAKQRNEIAGSTRKLHKQKGTGGARAGSIKSPLFNGGGRVFGPQPRDYSFKLNKKLKSLARKSALSYKAQDNNILVLEDISFDAIKTKTYVKMVADLNVTDVKTLLVLATANDNVYLSSRNLKKTKVITADQLNTYDVLNAGKLLLTTGAVKTLEEALAK
- the rplC gene encoding 50S ribosomal protein L3, whose protein sequence is MSGIIGKKVGMTSIFDETGKNIPCTVIEAGPCVVTQIRSVEADGYAAVQLAYGEKKEKNTSGPLKGHFQKAGTTPKRKLVEFKTFEDEKALGDTVTVEIFNAGDYVDVVGTSKGKGFQGVVKRHGFGGVGMQTHGQHNRLRAPGSLGASSWPSRVFKGMRMAGQMGNVRVKVQNLEVVKVFAEQNLLVVKGSIPGAKGSFVIVDK